The sequence TAAATTATCATTGATCAATACTGTTGTTCCAAATTTTGATGCATACTGGGCAAAATTTAGGGGATTATATAATTGAAACGGGTGAACATGTGGTTCAATATATCCTGGTACAAGTAGGAGATTTTTACAATCAATTTGTTCACATTTTTCATCAATAAAATCAGGTTTTTTATCACCCACATAGACAATGCGATCTTGGTAAATCCAAATATTTCCTTTTAACCATTGTTTTAATATTCCATGTAAATAGGTTGCATTGTAAAGCACAATGGATGGCGATCGCTTCCCATCAATAACTTCAACATGTTCTCTTAGTTCACGATTTCTCCATCTGTATTTAGAATCAATCATCATTTTCACCTTTTTTATTTTTTCATTTTTTCGGTTAGAGGTATAACCTATTTTTCAAATCATCGAAAAAGATTAAATTTATTATAGCATGCATTTTTTTATTGCGCACTAAAGAAGCATTTACAATTTGAATATAGGAGGAATAGCAATGAATCGAAAGCAAAATATAGGTGTTGTAAATGCCTTATTACGAATTTCATTTGGATTAACTTTTCTATCTTGGGCAACTGCAAAACTTGTGAAAAAACCTTGGAAAGAATCATACTTAATAATTGCGTTTTTATCGGCAATGAAGGTGGGAGAAGGGTTTTTAAAATACTGCCCAATAACAGATATGATGCAAAGTCAAGCGAATTATATGTCAGATTCGGATAACAAACCACAATTGAAACAAGTGATTGATTTAT comes from Bacillus andreraoultii and encodes:
- a CDS encoding YgaP family membrane protein, which encodes MNRKQNIGVVNALLRISFGLTFLSWATAKLVKKPWKESYLIIAFLSAMKVGEGFLKYCPITDMMQSQANYMSDSDNKPQLKQVIDLFTPKQMRSSQKEDDGSSQQQDQE